The genomic region CGTCGACGCCGGCACGGGCGACGACAGCATCTCGACCACGCTCGTCTCGACAGTCGAGGTCTCGGCGGGCGACGGCGCCGACGTCGTCGATGTCACGCAGGCGCAGTCCGCGCGCGTCGACGGCGGCGCGGGCAACGACCGCATCCGCCTGATCGAGGCGGGCACGGCGAGCGTGGACGGCGGCGCCGGCAACGACGACATCGATCTGTTCACCGGCGCGGCGACGCTCGCGGGCGGCAGCGGCAACGACGTCATCCGCATCGGCTTCGGCGCCACGCAGGCGAAGATCTCGACCGGCAGCGGCGCCGATACGATCGTGATCGAGCGCGCGTTCAGCCCGGCCGCGGTCACCGTCACCGACTTCAGCGCCGGCAAGAACGGCGACAAGCTCGACCTCTCGACGCTGCTCGGCCAGCTCAACGGCTGGGATCGGTCGACGAATCCGTTCGCGCTCGGTTACCTGCGCGTGACGCAATCGGGCAAGGACACGCTCTTTCAGGTCGATACCGGCGGCGGCGCCGACGGCGCGCAGTTCGAGACGCTCGCCGTCCTCCAGGGCGTGAAGGCGGGCAAGCTCATCTCCGCCAATTTCGAGCCGGGATATTCGCCCGACGGCGCGGCGCCGCCGGCGACGACGATCAACGGCACGGTCGGCACCGATACCATCACGGGCACCATCGGCGCGGACACGATCCGCGCGCGCGGCGGCGACGACTTCGTCAACGGCGGCGGCGGTAACGACCGCATCTTCGGCGAGGACGGCAACGACTCGCTGCGCGGCGACGGCGGCGACGACCTGCTCGACGGCGGCGCGGGCGACGACTTCCTCGACGATGCGCTCGGCAACAACACCTTCATCGGCGGCGCCGGCAACGACAACATCAACAGCACCGGCGCCGGCACGTCCGCCATCGACGGCGGCGACGGCAACGACGGCATCGTCGCGTTCGGACACGGCACGCTGAAGGCGGGCGCGGGCAACGACACGGTGATCAGCGGCGCGCTGACGAGCGTCGACCTCGGCACGGGCGACGACACCTATACGCTCGCTTTCGGCGAAGCGGGCATCGTCACGTCGGTGAACGCCGGCGACGGCAACGACACGCTGTCGATCCATGGCGCAGCGGTGGTGAACGCGGGCGCGGGCAACGACGTCATCGCGGCGGCCGCAACGCCCGGCCAACCGGTCACGATCACGACGGGCGCGGGCTCGGACCGTATCGTCGCGGCCGCTCTGCCCGACGTCGTTCACGCCGTGACCGTCACCGATTTCGCCGCGGGCGCGGGCGGCGACGTCGTCGACTTCTCGAACATCGAGATCCAGCTCCAGAACTGGGACGGTGCGACCAATCCGTTCGCGACCGGCCACATGCGCGTCGTGCAGCAGGGCGCCGACGCGCTGCTTCAGGTCGACTTCGACGGCGCCGGCGGGTTCTACGACTACGCGACGCTGACGATCCTGCGCAACGTCAACGCGGCGACGCTGACGAGCGCCAACTTCGCGCCGGGCTGGAGTCCCGACGGCTCGCCGCCCGGGGCGCGCACACTCACCGGCACCGAGGCCGGCGACAATCTCGTCGGCGACATCACCGACGACACCCTCTTCGCGCTCGGCGGCGACGATACGGTCAACGGCGGCCGCGGCGCCGACACGCTCTTCGGCGGCGAAGGCGACGACCATCTCGACGGCGGCCCAGGCAACGACGAGCTCCACGGCGGCGGCGGGAACGACAATCTCGTCGACTCGCTGGGCGCGAACCGCTTCTTCGGCGACGCAGGCAACGATCAGATCACGAGCCTCGGCGAATCCGCGTATGCCGAAGGCGGCGAAGGCGACGATCGTTTCGACTTCTTCGCGGGCAACGTCGAAGCGCACGGCGGCGCGGGCAACGACACGCTGAATGCCTTCGGCGCGCAGTCCGCAACGCTCGACGGCGGCGACGGCAACGACGGCTTCACGGTGACCGGCCAGCCGTTCAGCGGACCCTATCGGGTGTTCGGCGGCGCCGGCGACGACAACGTGGTGCTCGTCGCTACTGCCGAGATCGATGCGGGTGCAGGGAACGACTTCATACAGCTTACGTCCGGCGGGTTCAACAGCACGATCGCGACCGGCGACGGCAGCGATACGCTCGCGGTGACTGCGTTCTCCGGGAGCTCGGCCTCCGTCTCCGACTTCACGAGCGGCGCCGGCGGCGACGTGGTCGATCTCGCGCTCGTCACGCCTTTCCTCAACGGATGGGACGGCACCTCCAATCCCTTCGCGAGCGGTTTCCTCCGCGTCACGCAGAGCGGCGCGGATACGCTGCTCGAGCTCGATATCGACGGTGTCGTGGGCAGCGGCGGCTCCAACGTGCTCCTGGCGCTCCAGGGCGTGACCGCGAGCACGTTGACCGCCGCCAACTTCGCGCAGGGGTACGATCCGCAGCAGGCGCCGGTGATCGCGGACCAGACGTTCCCGGGAACGCCGTTCGACGACTTCATCACCGACGGCCTGGGCAACGACACGCTGCTGGGATTCGGCGGCAACGACTTCCTCTTCGCAAACCAGGGCAATGATCTGCTCGACGGCGGGGACAACGACGATGCGCTCGTCGACGACGTCGGCAGCAACACCTTCATCGGCGGCGACGGTAACGATTTCATCAACAGCTCGGGCGCGCTCGCAGCGACCGTCGATGCGGGCACGGGCAGCGACACGATCTCGCTGTCGCTCGTCGCTTCGGTGGATGTGCAGGCCGGTGCGGGCGTCGACCAGGCGACGATCGTCGGCTACTCCGGCGCGACCGTGAACATGGGCGAGGACGACGACCAGCTCGTCATCGGCTCGGACTTTGGCGTCGGCGTGGCGTACGGCGGCAGCGGCAACGACTACATCGTCGCGCAGACCGGCTCGACGATCGTGGATCTCGGCGAGGGGAGCGATCGCTTCGTCGTGCAGGGCGGAACCGCGCACACCGTGACGACCGGTGCGGGCACTGACACCATCGAGTTCTGGAACCCGGTGAGCTCGCCGGTGGTCGTCACCGATTTCACGGCCGGTCCCGGCGGCGACCGCATCGAATACACCGTAGTGGCCACCTCGTTTGCAGGCTGGGACGGCGTCACCAACCCGTTCGCAACCGGGCATGTGCGCCTCACGCAAGCCGGCGCCGACACGCTGTTCGAGATCGATCGGGACGGTGCGCTCAATCCCGAAGGCTTCGTCACCTATGCGCTGCTGCAAGGCGTCGACGCGACGGCGCTCATGCCGGGCAACTTCGCGCCGACGTGGGACCTGGGGGGCTCGCAGGAGCTCACGCTCGTCGGCACCGACGATGCCGAGACGCTCGCCGGCAACGCGTCCGCGGACCACATCTTCGGACTCGCCGGCGACGACATCCTTCTCGGGTTTGCGGGCAACGACACGCTGGAAGGCGGTGACGATCGCGACACGCTCCTCGGCGGCGTCGACAACGACGTCCTCGACGGCGGCAACGGCAACGACTTCCTCAACGGCGAATCCGGCGACGACGTGCTGACGGGCGGCGCGGGCCGCGACACCCTCACCGATTTCGAAGGCAACAACGAGCTCTACGGCGGCGATGACGGCGACGCGATCAACGCGTTCGGCCTGAGCGCGTTCGTCGACGGCGGTACCGGCGACGACATGATCTCGGTGCAGACGGCCGGGCAGGCGCAGGTCCACGCCGGCGCCGACAACGACAACGTGACCATGCAGGGCGTCGCGGCCGGCTCGACGCTCGACCTCGGGGACGGCGACGATTTCGCGTTCGTGAACAGCGTCGATGTCACGGTGACCGCCGGCGCCGGCAACGACACCGTGCAGCTTGGCGGCGGCAGCGTCACGGTCGACATGGGCCAGGGCGACGACGTGATCGCGCTGGTCGCCTCTGCGGCAGACCATGCGGTCGCCACCGGTACGGGGACCGACTCGATCGTCCTCTTCTCCACGCAGGATCACCTCGCGACGGTCACCGACTTCACGACCGGCGCAGGCGGCGACGCGATCGACCTGCGGCAGGTGCTGGCGGCGACCCCGCCGGCCGGATCGCTGGGTGATTACGTCTCCGTCACCAACACCGGCGGCGGTACCGCGGTATTCGTCGACCCCGACGGCGTGGGGGGCGACTTCCACTGGGCGCTCACACTTCAAAACGTCTTCGATCAGAACGCCGCCGATATGGTGGCGAACGGCAATCTGTTGGTGTGAGGCCGCGACCCCAGCTGATCGGCGAGGGGGGGCGGCCGCCAAGCCGGCTCCTGCTGAGGGTGTTTCTATAGGCCAAGCAGTTCTTACTTTCTGAATTTATATTCCTTATAGGTGCATAAACTTCGCTGATACATTGCCGTAAACGTCTTATCGCAATGCCGCAACGCGGCAAGACCTTACGGAGTCAGCCCAGTGGTGCAGATACAGGAAGCCAGCCGCACCGACCTCACGGTGCGTTTGATCGCCGCAGCGGCGCGCGATCATGGTCCCGCGGTTTTCGTGCTCGGGACGTCGCTCGCAGACAGGGTGCTCGCGGACGTCATCGTGCGTCGCCGCATCCCGGTCGATCTGGTGGCCGTCGGCGCGGAAGCCGACGCGGTCCGGACCTGCCTCATTCGCGTGTACGACCTCGGCGTCGAGCGCGTTCGCACCGCGGACACGCTGGCCGACGCGCTGTTCGGCAAGCACGCCCGCCTCACCTCGGGCCGCGGGGCCGGCGTCCCGCCGTACGAGTACGACGCCGACCACGGCATGCTCAGGTTCAACCCGCTCGCCGGGTGGAGCGACGACGAGCTGCGGGCGTTCGCGGCGGCCGAGCACATCGACCCTTACGAGCCGGCGGGGCATCCGCACGCCTGTCGTCCCGACGCCGAGCGCGTCGCCGCCTGAAAAATCCGAACTCAAGACCGTCACCGGCGCGCCGTAACCAGCGGCTCGCTGCCCGAAGGAATAACGCTTTGAAAACGATGTTCAAACCCCTGGTCGCCGCGCTCGCCCTGGCGGCGACCGGCGCTTACGCTCAGAACTATCCCGCCAAGCCCGTCCGGCTCATCGTGCCGTTCGCACCCGGCGGCAGCACCGACATCCTCGCCCGCACCGTCGCCATCCCCCTCGGCCAGGCGTGGAAGCAGTCGGTCATCATCGACAACCGGCCCGGCGGCGGGACACTCGTCGGCACTCAGCTCGCGTCGGGGGCGCCGGGAGACGGCTACACCGCGCTCGTCACGAACATCGCCTACACGCTCATTCCCAGCGTGCAGGGCGAGGCGGGTGCGCAGGTCGCGCGGCGCCTGCGCGGCGTCGCTCAGCTCGTGTCGCAGCCGACCGTGGTGGCGGTGAATCCGTCGCTGCCGGTGAGGAACGTGGCGGAGCTCGTCAAGTACGCGAAGTCGAAGCCGGGCTCGGTGAATTTCGGCAGCAGCGGCATCGGCAGCGTCGGGCACCTCGCCGGCGAAGTGCTGCGCCAGCGCGCGTCGGTCGACATCACACACGTGCCGTACAAGGGCGGCGCGCCCGCGGCGATCGACACGATGACCGGCCAGATCCAGGTCGTCATGGTGGGACTCCCGACGGTCATGAGCTACGTCAAGACGGGCAAGCTCAAGATGCTCGCGGTGACCGATCCGAAGCGCGCGGCGGCGATGCCCGACGTGCCGACGGTCGCCGAAGGCGGTCTCCCCGGTTACTCGGTGACCAACTGGGTCGGCGTGCTTCTTCCGGGCTCCGCTTCCCCCGCCCTGGTCGAGCGCCTGAACAAGGACGTGGTCGCGGCGATCAAGTCGAAAGAGATCGGCGCCAAGCTCGAAGCGCAGGGCTTCGAGATCGTCGGTGGCACCGCGGCCTCCTTCGACCATTTCGTCCAGCGCGAGATCGGGCAGTGGACGGCGGTCGTCAAGAAGGCCGGCATCACCCAACTGTAAAACCTCAAATCGGGGACAGACCCCAATTTCCGCCCATTTCTGGCGGGTCTGTCCCTGATTCTCAATGGAATTTAAATCGGGATCTGCCCCCGATTTTAGGAAAACCGCGGGCAGACCTGAATTTTTGATGTCGCTATAAATTCGCCGATTGCGCTGCCGTTAACAGCACGGCTGTAGGGAAATCACCCGGCGGGACGAGGGAATGAAGAACACGACCAGCAAGACGGCGCAGGAGACCCTGGCGCGGCGGATACCCGCTGGCGTCGAGCGGCGCATTCTGGACGCCGTGGCGGGCATCCGCTACGGCTCGGTCGTGATCGCGATCCAGGACGGACGCGTGGTTCAGATCGATTCCACCGAAAAGCAGCGCATCCCCGCGGACGGGTTTCCCGAACATTGATTCGACAGGGCTGCAGGACTTGCAGCCCTTTTTGTCTCTACCGCAGCTGACCAGACGACTGGAGGCCGCCGAAACGACGAAGCGCTGCTCGCGCTTCGTGTGAAAGGTGCCTCATGTCGCCGCTTGCTTCACGGACCGAAATTCTCGCGCGCACGCTGCGTGACGCCGCGCGCGATCATGCGCCCGCCGCTTTCTCGTCGAGCCTCTCCGCCGAAGACATGGTCGTCACCGACGCCATCCTGTCGGCCGGCATCGACATCGAGATCTTCACCCTCGACACCGGCCGACTGCACGGCGACACGCTCGAGCTGATCCAGAAGATCAAGCAACGCTACGGATACGCCGTGCGCGTGTACACGCCGCAGGCCGACGCCGTCGCGCACTACATCGCACGCCACGGCCGCGACGGCTTCTACGATTCGCCCGAGCTGCGCCGCGAGTGCTGCCACATCCGCAAGGTCGAGCCGCTCCAGCGCGCGCTCGCCGGCAAGGGCGCGTGGGTCACCGGCCTGCGCAGCGTCGCGCACGCGCGCGAAGCCATCTCCGTCCGGCAGTTCGACGCCGCCTACGGCCTGGTCAAGGTGAACCCGCTCGCGACGTGGACCGAGGAGGACGTGTGGGAATACGTCCGCGCCAACGACGTCCCTTGCAACCGACTCTACGACCAGGGCTACCGCTCGATCGGCTGCGCGCCGTGCAGCCGCCCCACCACGCCCGGCGAGGAAGTGCGCGCCGGCCGCTGGTGGTGGGAGCAGGGCGCGGTGCGCGAGTGCGGCCTGCACGTGAGCGCGGAAGGCAAGCTCGTACGGACGAAACAAACAGCCTAATCACAAGGAAGCAAACATGAACCTCGCTGAAGCAAAAGAGCTGCGCGCAGGCCCGATCGCCCGCGAGCACCTCGACTGGCTCGAAGCCGAGTCGGTCTACATCCTGCGCGAAGTGGCCGCCGAGTGCACGAACCCGGCCATGCTCTTCTCCGGCGGCAAGGACTCGATCGTGATGCTGCGCCTCGCGGAGAAAGCGTTCCGTCCGGGCAAGTTCCCGTTCCCGCTGCTCCACGTCGACACCGGCCACAATTTCCCCGAAGTGATCGATTTCCGCGACCGCAAAGCCGTGCAGCTCGGCGAGCGTCTCGTCGTCGCGCACATGGAAGAGTCGATCAGGCGCGGCACGGTGAAGCTGCGCCGCGCCAACGACAGCCGCAACGCCGCGCAATCGGTCACGCTGCTCGAAGCGATCGAAGAGCACGGTTTCGACGCCGCGATCGGCGGCGCGCGCCGCGACGAAGAGAAAGCGCGCGCGAAAGAGCGCATCTTCAGCTTCCGCGACGAGTTCGGCCAGTGGGACCCGCGCAACCAGCGCCCCGAGCTGTGGGAGCTGTACAACACGCGCGTCCATCCCGGCGAGCACGTGCGCGTGTTCCCGATCAGCAACTGGACCGAGCTCGACGTGTGGCAGTACATCGCGCGCGAAGGGCTCGAGCTCCCGTCGATCTACTACGCGCACCCGCGCGAGATCGTGCGCCGTAACGGGCTGCTGGTGCCGGTGAGCGACCTCACCCCGCCGCGCGACGGCGAGAAGGTCGAAGTCGCGACCGTGCGCTTCCGCACCGTCGGCGACGTGACCTGCACCTGCCCGGTCGAGTCGAGCGCCGATTCGCCCGAAGCGATCATCGCCGAGACCGCGGTCACCCGCATCACCGAGCGCGGCGCCACCCGCATGGACGACCAGACCTCCGAAGCCTCGATGGAGCGTCGCAAGAAGGAAGGGTACTTCTGATGGATATGCACGTTAACAAAGAGATCGAGCGCGCCGGCGTCGAGGGCGCGGTGCTGCGCTTCATCACCTGCGGCAGCGTCGACGACGGCAAGAGCACGCTCATCGGCCGCATGCTGCACGACAGCCGCCAGGTGCTGGAAGACCAGCTTGCCGCGGTCGAGAAAGCCTCGACCAGGCGCGGCATGGCAGAGGTCGATCTTTCGCTGCTGACCGACGGCCTCGAAGCCGAGCGCGAGCAGGGCATCACCATCGACGTCGCGTATCGCTATTTCTCGACGGCCAGGCGCAAGTTCATCATCGCCGACACGCCGGGGCACGAGCAGTACACGCGCAACATGGCGACGGGCGCCTCGACCGCGCACGCCGCGATCGCGCTGTGCGACGCGAGCAAGGGCCTGCTCGAGCAGAGCCGCCGCCACCTCTACATCGCGCACCTGCTCGGCATCCGCCATCTGATCGTCGCGGTCAACAAGATGGATCTCGTCGGCTACGACCAGAAGACGTTCGAGCGGATCCGCGCCGATTTCTGCGCGTTCGCCGACAAGCTCGAAGGCAAGCCCGCGCTCCGCTTCATCCCGCTCTCCGCGTTCAAGGGCGACATGGTCGTCGACCGCGGCGACAACCTCGACTGGTACAAGGGGCCGGCGCTCCTCGAGCTGCTCGAAACGCTCGAGCCCGAAGTCGCCGCCACCGAAGCGCCTTTCCGTTTCCCGGTGCAGCTCGTGCAGCGCGACGCCGAGCGCGGCCGCACCTATCTCGGCCGCGTCGCTTCGGGCCGCGTGAAAGTGGGCCAGGCGATCAAGGTCCTGCCCGGCGCGGTCGAGACGACCGTCAAGGCGATCTACTCGCACCTGGAATCGCGCGATTTCGCCGAAGCCGGCGAATCGGTGGCGATCTCGCTCCACGACGAGCGCGACATCGTTCGCGGCGACCTGATCTCCGAAGCCGAGCGTCCTTCGACGCTCGAGCGCGGCTTCGACGCGACCCTGGTGTGGATGTCGACCGACGCGCTCAAGCCCGGCGGCCGTTACCTCATCAAGCACACCAGCCGCGTCACCAAGGCGAAGATCGCGCGCGTCAACCACCTCGTCGACATCAAGACCCTCGACAACGTGGAAGCGGGTGAGACGATCGGCGTCAACAGCATCGTGAAGGCGACGCTCAACGTGCAGCAGCCTCTCGCGATCGACGCGTATGCGAAGAACCGAACGACCGGCGCGTTCATCCTGATCGACGAAGCGAGCAACCAGACCGTTGCCGCGGGCATGATCGGATAAATCGTGTGGCGGCTTGATCGGTGCGTTAGCGCCGAGCGGCGCGTAACGCACCGCGCCGTCAGTAGCCGACGGCCTGGCCGTCGGTCCGCTTTTCGGACGCTGCGCAGTACCCGTCTTCCAGCTTGTAAATGAGCTGCGCCCGCCCGAAGTCGGTCGACCAGCGGTCTGCCACGGTCATGTCGTGGCCGCGCGCGCGCAACGTGTCGATGACGTCCGCCGGGATGTTGTGCTCCATCCCGACCTTCAGCCCCGTATCG from Burkholderiales bacterium harbors:
- a CDS encoding GTP-binding protein; translation: MDMHVNKEIERAGVEGAVLRFITCGSVDDGKSTLIGRMLHDSRQVLEDQLAAVEKASTRRGMAEVDLSLLTDGLEAEREQGITIDVAYRYFSTARRKFIIADTPGHEQYTRNMATGASTAHAAIALCDASKGLLEQSRRHLYIAHLLGIRHLIVAVNKMDLVGYDQKTFERIRADFCAFADKLEGKPALRFIPLSAFKGDMVVDRGDNLDWYKGPALLELLETLEPEVAATEAPFRFPVQLVQRDAERGRTYLGRVASGRVKVGQAIKVLPGAVETTVKAIYSHLESRDFAEAGESVAISLHDERDIVRGDLISEAERPSTLERGFDATLVWMSTDALKPGGRYLIKHTSRVTKAKIARVNHLVDIKTLDNVEAGETIGVNSIVKATLNVQQPLAIDAYAKNRTTGAFILIDEASNQTVAAGMIG
- the cysD gene encoding sulfate adenylyltransferase subunit CysD yields the protein MNLAEAKELRAGPIAREHLDWLEAESVYILREVAAECTNPAMLFSGGKDSIVMLRLAEKAFRPGKFPFPLLHVDTGHNFPEVIDFRDRKAVQLGERLVVAHMEESIRRGTVKLRRANDSRNAAQSVTLLEAIEEHGFDAAIGGARRDEEKARAKERIFSFRDEFGQWDPRNQRPELWELYNTRVHPGEHVRVFPISNWTELDVWQYIAREGLELPSIYYAHPREIVRRNGLLVPVSDLTPPRDGEKVEVATVRFRTVGDVTCTCPVESSADSPEAIIAETAVTRITERGATRMDDQTSEASMERRKKEGYF
- a CDS encoding tripartite tricarboxylate transporter substrate binding protein codes for the protein MFKPLVAALALAATGAYAQNYPAKPVRLIVPFAPGGSTDILARTVAIPLGQAWKQSVIIDNRPGGGTLVGTQLASGAPGDGYTALVTNIAYTLIPSVQGEAGAQVARRLRGVAQLVSQPTVVAVNPSLPVRNVAELVKYAKSKPGSVNFGSSGIGSVGHLAGEVLRQRASVDITHVPYKGGAPAAIDTMTGQIQVVMVGLPTVMSYVKTGKLKMLAVTDPKRAAAMPDVPTVAEGGLPGYSVTNWVGVLLPGSASPALVERLNKDVVAAIKSKEIGAKLEAQGFEIVGGTAASFDHFVQREIGQWTAVVKKAGITQL
- a CDS encoding YezD family protein; amino-acid sequence: MKNTTSKTAQETLARRIPAGVERRILDAVAGIRYGSVVIAIQDGRVVQIDSTEKQRIPADGFPEH
- a CDS encoding phosphoadenylyl-sulfate reductase encodes the protein MSPLASRTEILARTLRDAARDHAPAAFSSSLSAEDMVVTDAILSAGIDIEIFTLDTGRLHGDTLELIQKIKQRYGYAVRVYTPQADAVAHYIARHGRDGFYDSPELRRECCHIRKVEPLQRALAGKGAWVTGLRSVAHAREAISVRQFDAAYGLVKVNPLATWTEEDVWEYVRANDVPCNRLYDQGYRSIGCAPCSRPTTPGEEVRAGRWWWEQGAVRECGLHVSAEGKLVRTKQTA
- a CDS encoding calcium-binding protein, yielding MASKVKAVPIIRGTEGDDVLLGTDKGEIITARGGVDVITAGGGNDVVDGGAGNDAIDGGAGNDLLVGGDGNDTLTDHEGSNVFVGGAGHDVIFSFGAQSAVVDAGTGDDSISTTLVSTVEVSAGDGADVVDVTQAQSARVDGGAGNDRIRLIEAGTASVDGGAGNDDIDLFTGAATLAGGSGNDVIRIGFGATQAKISTGSGADTIVIERAFSPAAVTVTDFSAGKNGDKLDLSTLLGQLNGWDRSTNPFALGYLRVTQSGKDTLFQVDTGGGADGAQFETLAVLQGVKAGKLISANFEPGYSPDGAAPPATTINGTVGTDTITGTIGADTIRARGGDDFVNGGGGNDRIFGEDGNDSLRGDGGDDLLDGGAGDDFLDDALGNNTFIGGAGNDNINSTGAGTSAIDGGDGNDGIVAFGHGTLKAGAGNDTVISGALTSVDLGTGDDTYTLAFGEAGIVTSVNAGDGNDTLSIHGAAVVNAGAGNDVIAAAATPGQPVTITTGAGSDRIVAAALPDVVHAVTVTDFAAGAGGDVVDFSNIEIQLQNWDGATNPFATGHMRVVQQGADALLQVDFDGAGGFYDYATLTILRNVNAATLTSANFAPGWSPDGSPPGARTLTGTEAGDNLVGDITDDTLFALGGDDTVNGGRGADTLFGGEGDDHLDGGPGNDELHGGGGNDNLVDSLGANRFFGDAGNDQITSLGESAYAEGGEGDDRFDFFAGNVEAHGGAGNDTLNAFGAQSATLDGGDGNDGFTVTGQPFSGPYRVFGGAGDDNVVLVATAEIDAGAGNDFIQLTSGGFNSTIATGDGSDTLAVTAFSGSSASVSDFTSGAGGDVVDLALVTPFLNGWDGTSNPFASGFLRVTQSGADTLLELDIDGVVGSGGSNVLLALQGVTASTLTAANFAQGYDPQQAPVIADQTFPGTPFDDFITDGLGNDTLLGFGGNDFLFANQGNDLLDGGDNDDALVDDVGSNTFIGGDGNDFINSSGALAATVDAGTGSDTISLSLVASVDVQAGAGVDQATIVGYSGATVNMGEDDDQLVIGSDFGVGVAYGGSGNDYIVAQTGSTIVDLGEGSDRFVVQGGTAHTVTTGAGTDTIEFWNPVSSPVVVTDFTAGPGGDRIEYTVVATSFAGWDGVTNPFATGHVRLTQAGADTLFEIDRDGALNPEGFVTYALLQGVDATALMPGNFAPTWDLGGSQELTLVGTDDAETLAGNASADHIFGLAGDDILLGFAGNDTLEGGDDRDTLLGGVDNDVLDGGNGNDFLNGESGDDVLTGGAGRDTLTDFEGNNELYGGDDGDAINAFGLSAFVDGGTGDDMISVQTAGQAQVHAGADNDNVTMQGVAAGSTLDLGDGDDFAFVNSVDVTVTAGAGNDTVQLGGGSVTVDMGQGDDVIALVASAADHAVATGTGTDSIVLFSTQDHLATVTDFTTGAGGDAIDLRQVLAATPPAGSLGDYVSVTNTGGGTAVFVDPDGVGGDFHWALTLQNVFDQNAADMVANGNLLV